The proteins below come from a single Stomoxys calcitrans chromosome 1, idStoCalc2.1, whole genome shotgun sequence genomic window:
- the LOC106095281 gene encoding mite allergen Der p 3-like, with protein MYYPQCNVVLRLAIGVLLITSLGRVCASSDNARSKIAGRRALENEANWHVAIVHEKHLKCSGSLLRNNIVLTSAECIKDLDILDLKIRAGSKTFKRGGQLRAVAEKVYHPQYNPAEHSYNIGLLKLKRALNFTQDNVYTVRLPTAKRLELPTSVFVYGWGISSLNANKTLTRHLRVAKYRVYSEDICQSYLSAKDISNAENIFCVGDQGKDLEICNDDVGAPAVNKNGVQYGTISFGGKCSSQKTIIATNLVPHLSWIREKVNAWRGQNDIKTPVE; from the coding sequence ATGTATTATCCACAGTGCAACGTTGTTTTACGCCTCGCTATAGGTGTGCTCTTAATAACCTCGTTGGGAAGAGTCTGTGCGTCTAGTGATAACGCCCGTTCCAAAATTGCTGGACGACGTGCTTTGGAAAACGAGGCGAATTGGCATGTTGCCATTGTCCATGAGAAACATCTTAAATGCAGTGGCTCGCTTCTCAGGAACAATATCGTCCTTACCTCTGCCGAATGTATTAAGGATTTAGACATCTTAGATTTGAAAATACGAGCAGGAAGCAAGACTTTCAAACGTGGTGGCCAATTGCGAGCAGTGGCCGAGAAGGTGTACCATCCCCAATATAATCCGGCAGAACATTCATATAATATAGGCCTGCTTAAGCTTAAAAGggctttaaattttacacaggacaATGTTTATACGGTTAGATTGCCCACGGCAAAGCGACTAGAGTTGCCAACCTCTGTGTTCGTCTATGGCTGGGGTATCTCGAGTTTAAATGCCAACAAAACTTTGACTAGGCACTTGCGTGTTGCCAAATATAGAGTGTATTCTGAAGATATATGTCAAAGTTACTTATCAGCAAAAGATATCAGCAATGCCGAAAATATATTTTGCGTCGGAGATCAAGGCAAGGATTTGGAAATCTGTAATGACGATGTTGGCGCCCCGGCAGTGAATAAAAATGGAGTTCAGTATGGGACTATATCGTTTGGAGGAAAATGTTCGTCGCAGAAAACAATTATAGCTACCAATTTAGTTCCACACTTGTCATGGATTCGGGAGAAAGTTAATGCTTGGAGAGGCCAAAATGATATAAAAACACCAGTTGAATAA